The Sporomusa termitida genome has a window encoding:
- a CDS encoding PTS mannitol transporter subunit IICB: MRESLQKFGGFLAGMVIPNIAAIICWGLITAFFIPTGWVPDENLAKLVGPMIQYLLPILIGFAGGRLVYGLRGGVIGATATMGVIVGSDIPMFLGAMVMGPFGGWVIKKCDAMIEHKIPTGFEMLVNNFSAGILGMILVILAYNIIGPVVAGIATLLGSAAKVIAEAKLLPLLALLIEPGKVLFLNNAINHGVFSPIGIAEVKEFGQSIFFLLETNPGPGLGLLLAYWVFGKGLGKQSAPGAIIIHFFGGIHEIYFPYVLMNPLCIIGVIAGGMAADLTFLLFNAGLVATPSPGSIFALLAMTPKGGLIGVLAGIIVGTVVSFLVSSIFVRAYSGNVDEQGGADLISARQLVQAMKPAKAGEQVQQSANSQTLATKEAGLVKKIVFACEAGMGSSVMAVSVLKKKLAQAGKKEIEVVHSPVNQIPQDADIVLTAAGLVESARKVAAPGTRVYGVQDFINTPVYDEVIKQC, from the coding sequence ATGAGAGAAAGTCTGCAAAAATTTGGTGGTTTTCTGGCAGGCATGGTTATACCCAATATTGCGGCAATCATTTGCTGGGGGTTAATTACAGCATTCTTTATCCCCACCGGGTGGGTTCCTGATGAGAACCTGGCCAAACTTGTCGGGCCGATGATTCAATACCTGTTACCCATCCTGATTGGTTTTGCCGGCGGCCGCCTGGTTTACGGCCTGCGGGGCGGAGTCATTGGTGCTACCGCCACGATGGGCGTTATTGTTGGCAGCGACATTCCGATGTTTTTGGGGGCTATGGTTATGGGGCCCTTTGGCGGCTGGGTTATAAAAAAATGCGATGCGATGATTGAGCACAAAATTCCCACCGGGTTTGAAATGCTGGTTAATAATTTCTCAGCCGGGATTCTGGGAATGATCCTGGTGATCCTGGCCTACAACATTATCGGGCCGGTGGTTGCAGGCATTGCCACCCTGCTTGGCAGTGCCGCGAAGGTTATTGCTGAAGCCAAACTGCTGCCGCTGTTAGCCCTGCTGATTGAGCCGGGCAAGGTGCTGTTTTTGAACAATGCGATTAATCACGGCGTATTTTCCCCCATCGGCATTGCCGAGGTCAAGGAATTCGGGCAGTCTATCTTTTTCCTGCTGGAAACAAATCCCGGCCCCGGCCTGGGCTTGCTGCTGGCGTACTGGGTATTTGGGAAAGGCCTGGGAAAACAGTCCGCACCAGGTGCTATCATCATTCATTTTTTTGGCGGTATTCATGAAATCTATTTCCCTTATGTATTGATGAATCCTCTGTGTATTATTGGGGTTATTGCCGGTGGCATGGCAGCGGATTTAACCTTCCTGCTGTTTAATGCCGGTCTGGTTGCCACTCCCTCACCGGGCAGCATCTTTGCCCTGCTGGCGATGACGCCAAAAGGGGGCCTGATCGGGGTGCTGGCGGGTATTATTGTAGGTACGGTTGTCTCTTTCCTGGTCTCCAGCATCTTTGTCCGGGCCTATAGCGGCAATGTTGACGAACAGGGCGGCGCGGATCTGATTAGCGCCCGGCAGCTGGTGCAAGCGATGAAACCGGCGAAGGCAGGGGAGCAAGTCCAGCAGTCGGCGAACAGCCAGACACTGGCAACTAAAGAGGCCGGTCTGGTGAAAAAGATTGTGTTCGCCTGTGAGGCGGGAATGGGGTCGTCGGTCATGGCTGTTTCCGTGCTGAAGAAAAAACTTGCCCAGGCCGGAAAAAAGGAAATTGAGGTTGTCCACAGCCCGGTTAATCAAATCCCCCAGGACGCGGACATTGTGCTGACGGCGGCGGGTTTGGTCGAAAGTGCCAGAAAAGTGGCAGCTCCGGGAACCCGGGTGTACGGGGTGCAGGACTTTATTAATACCCCGGTTTATGACGAAGTCATCAAGCAGTGCTGA
- a CDS encoding PTS sugar transporter subunit IIA produces MRFDRNLVFIKSDLRSRDEIVEFLGRQLVAAGAVQPDYITAMHKREQDTGTYITEGVAIPHGTEESRSLVNKTAIAIVKIPGGIEWIDGKKVYLAFGIAGNNDEHVALLGGLAGLLMDAGQKEQLMAAGSEEELFTYLEENIT; encoded by the coding sequence ATGCGTTTTGACCGTAACCTGGTTTTTATAAAGTCTGACCTGCGCAGCAGGGACGAGATTGTCGAGTTTTTAGGCCGTCAGCTGGTAGCGGCCGGGGCTGTGCAGCCTGACTATATAACAGCTATGCATAAACGTGAGCAGGATACCGGCACTTATATTACGGAGGGGGTCGCGATACCCCATGGTACCGAGGAGAGCCGCAGCCTGGTAAATAAAACCGCCATTGCCATCGTTAAGATTCCCGGGGGGATTGAATGGATTGACGGCAAAAAAGTATATCTGGCCTTCGGCATTGCCGGCAATAATGACGAGCATGTTGCCCTGCTGGGCGGGCTGGCCGGCCTGCTGATGGATGCCGGCCAAAAAGAGCAGCTTATGGCCGCGGGCAGTGAAGAGGAGTTATTCACCTACCTTGAAGAAAATATCACATAA
- the nudC gene encoding NAD(+) diphosphatase, translated as MRRQGFMAEQGLYKNYRPAVVAPAGAATGPAWLFIFKASQILLRDGLEQPVIPTGEEVKQIGPQLSGRQYLGELKGRPCYCMEINDTAVLPPGLVFKELRALLEQVEEDLFLLAGRAFQIINWHRLSRFCGQCGRPTKLKPGELARLCPGCETVYYPRISPAVIVAVTRGGRVLLAHNRNFRRNWYSVIAGFVEPGETFEECVAREVMEEVGLKVRNIKYFGSQPWPFPDSLMVGFTAEYESGKIQVDGEEIDAAAWFGSENLPPCPGNYTIAGKLIEAVLQNKK; from the coding sequence TATATAAAAACTATCGACCGGCTGTTGTTGCTCCGGCCGGGGCAGCGACCGGACCGGCCTGGCTGTTTATTTTTAAAGCGTCTCAAATCCTGCTGCGGGACGGTTTAGAGCAGCCGGTTATTCCGACCGGTGAGGAGGTTAAACAAATAGGGCCGCAGTTAAGCGGCAGGCAGTATTTGGGTGAACTGAAGGGGCGGCCCTGTTATTGCATGGAGATCAATGACACGGCCGTTCTTCCGCCCGGCTTAGTCTTTAAAGAGTTGCGGGCCTTACTGGAGCAGGTGGAAGAAGATCTGTTCCTGCTGGCCGGCCGGGCGTTTCAAATCATAAACTGGCACCGGCTAAGCCGGTTTTGCGGCCAATGCGGCCGGCCGACAAAACTGAAGCCCGGTGAGCTGGCGAGGCTGTGCCCGGGCTGTGAAACTGTATATTACCCCCGTATTTCACCGGCCGTTATCGTTGCCGTTACCCGCGGTGGCAGGGTGTTGCTCGCTCATAATAGAAACTTCAGGCGTAACTGGTACAGTGTTATTGCCGGCTTTGTGGAACCGGGCGAGACCTTTGAGGAGTGTGTGGCCAGGGAAGTTATGGAGGAGGTCGGCCTCAAGGTCCGGAATATCAAATACTTTGGCAGTCAGCCCTGGCCTTTTCCCGATTCCCTGATGGTTGGTTTTACGGCCGAATATGAAAGCGGGAAAATCCAGGTCGATGGTGAAGAAATCGATGCCGCAGCCTGGTTTGGCAGCGAAAACCTGCCGCCTTGTCCCGGTAATTATACAATTGCCGGCAAATTGATAGAAGCGGTGCTGCAAAACAAAAAGTGA
- the pfkB gene encoding 1-phosphofructokinase, which translates to MNRQPQIVTITLNPALDQTVYIPNFQEGEVNRVQEHRIDPGGKGINVAKVVRALGHPACVTGFLGQDNSKRFHEYFQQQVITDCFVEVAGAARVNIKIVDDHSGRVTEINFPGLSCGGRDREELEAVIRNLAGEYQWFVIAGSLPQGAPPDMYGRLTGLLRQQGARVLLDSSGPALREGIKAVPHAIKPNLEELGQLVGRTLATEAEVKSAVADLLAGGIQEVIVTIGARGAIVADKTEMLQVTPPAVVANSTVGAGDAMAAGFVVGKIQGLPLADCARLGTAAATASVVQPGTQAGPVQEVEKLLSRVQVSREAVVFK; encoded by the coding sequence ATGAACAGACAGCCGCAAATCGTGACAATTACTCTGAACCCGGCCCTTGACCAAACCGTATATATACCCAATTTTCAGGAGGGAGAGGTCAATCGTGTCCAAGAGCACCGTATTGATCCCGGCGGCAAAGGCATAAATGTTGCCAAGGTAGTCAGGGCCCTGGGCCACCCGGCTTGTGTCACCGGCTTTCTCGGACAGGATAATAGCAAGAGATTCCATGAGTACTTTCAGCAGCAGGTGATTACTGACTGCTTTGTGGAGGTTGCCGGCGCCGCCAGGGTCAACATCAAGATTGTTGACGACCACAGCGGCCGGGTAACTGAAATTAATTTCCCCGGTTTAAGCTGCGGCGGCCGGGACCGGGAAGAGCTGGAAGCGGTCATCCGGAACCTGGCCGGAGAGTACCAATGGTTCGTTATTGCCGGCAGTCTGCCGCAGGGCGCGCCGCCCGACATGTATGGCCGGTTGACCGGACTGCTGCGGCAGCAGGGGGCCAGGGTACTCCTCGACAGCAGCGGCCCGGCTTTGCGTGAGGGGATTAAGGCCGTTCCCCATGCCATTAAGCCCAATCTGGAAGAACTGGGACAACTGGTCGGCCGGACGCTGGCAACGGAAGCTGAGGTTAAAAGCGCGGTTGCCGACTTGCTGGCCGGGGGAATCCAGGAAGTCATTGTGACTATCGGGGCCCGCGGCGCCATTGTGGCCGACAAAACAGAAATGCTGCAGGTTACACCGCCGGCTGTTGTCGCTAACAGTACCGTCGGGGCCGGCGATGCTATGGCTGCCGGTTTTGTTGTCGGCAAGATCCAGGGCTTGCCGTTAGCCGATTGCGCCCGCCTGGGAACGGCGGCGGCCACGGCCTCGGTCGTTCAGCCCGGTACCCAGGCCGGTCCGGTCCAGGAAGTGGAGAAATTACTGTCCCGGGTTCAGGTCAGCCGGGAAGCAGTGGTTTTTAAATAA
- a CDS encoding zinc-binding dehydrogenase has product MQTRAVRLYGKKDLRLETFALPALKADEILVQIISDSICMSSYKAAVLGPEHKRVPRDVAEHPVIIGHEMAGNIVAVGAKWQSRFTPGEKFALQPALNYQGRMDSPGYSYRYCGGAATYAILPQEVMELGCLLKYEGEAYYDASLAEPMSCIIGSFHASYHTDMGSYEHRMGIAAGGKLAILAGAGPMGLGAIDYALHSDRRPAMIVVTDVDEAKLARAKAIFPPAEVKQAGIELIFVNTTAIRDGAAYLRELTGGTGFDDVHVYAPVKAVVEQADQILGRDGCLNFFAGPTDPAFAGLLNYYNVHYNAAHVMGTTGGNTSDMLESLRLTEKKLINPAVMVTHIGGLDSAAGATLTLPQLPGGKKLIYTGIDMELTAIEDFAKLGAANPHFATLAAITGRNKGLWCAEAEQYLLKNWPEGFKRP; this is encoded by the coding sequence ATGCAAACACGGGCAGTAAGACTATACGGGAAAAAGGATTTGCGTCTGGAAACCTTCGCGCTGCCGGCACTAAAAGCGGATGAAATTTTGGTTCAGATTATATCCGACAGCATCTGCATGTCCAGTTATAAGGCGGCCGTGCTCGGGCCTGAGCACAAACGCGTGCCCCGGGACGTTGCTGAACATCCGGTTATTATCGGCCATGAAATGGCCGGCAATATTGTGGCAGTGGGGGCCAAATGGCAGTCCCGGTTTACGCCGGGGGAGAAGTTTGCCCTGCAGCCGGCCCTAAACTATCAGGGCCGTATGGATTCGCCAGGGTACTCTTACCGCTATTGCGGGGGCGCGGCCACCTATGCCATCTTACCGCAGGAGGTCATGGAACTGGGGTGTTTGTTAAAATACGAGGGGGAGGCCTATTATGATGCCTCGCTGGCCGAGCCTATGTCCTGCATTATTGGTTCCTTCCATGCCAGTTATCATACTGATATGGGGTCTTATGAACACCGGATGGGCATCGCTGCCGGCGGCAAACTGGCTATTCTGGCCGGTGCCGGGCCGATGGGGCTGGGAGCCATTGATTATGCCCTGCATAGCGACCGGCGGCCGGCAATGATTGTGGTTACTGATGTTGACGAGGCTAAACTAGCGCGGGCCAAGGCTATCTTTCCGCCGGCTGAGGTTAAGCAAGCCGGCATTGAGCTTATTTTTGTCAACACTACGGCGATCCGCGATGGGGCTGCCTATTTGCGGGAACTTACCGGCGGTACCGGGTTTGATGATGTGCATGTGTATGCACCGGTAAAGGCAGTGGTAGAGCAGGCTGATCAAATTCTGGGGCGGGACGGCTGCCTGAACTTTTTTGCCGGCCCGACCGATCCGGCCTTTGCCGGTTTGCTTAACTATTATAATGTTCATTATAATGCCGCCCATGTAATGGGCACGACCGGCGGCAATACCAGTGATATGCTTGAGTCACTGCGGCTGACGGAAAAGAAACTCATCAATCCGGCTGTCATGGTCACCCACATCGGCGGCCTCGACAGTGCGGCCGGCGCAACCTTAACCCTGCCGCAGCTGCCGGGCGGAAAAAAACTGATTTATACCGGTATTGATATGGAACTGACGGCCATTGAGGATTTTGCCAAACTGGGGGCCGCCAATCCCCATTTTGCCACACTGGCGGCAATAACAGGCCGCAACAAAGGCCTATGGTGCGCAGAAGCAGAGCAATACCTGCTGAAAAACTGGCCTGAAGGTTTCAAGCGGCCTTAA
- a CDS encoding DeoR/GlpR family DNA-binding transcription regulator, giving the protein MGLEEFMFAEERKTEILQLIRIGNPVTVSSLSQRFGVSESTVRRDLQELEDNGLIQRTHGGAISVQTGFEMSFQEKEVRFLAEKQQIATLAAGLVNDGETVLLDSGTTTLEIARLLRTKRITVATNSMDIAQVFSDDAAVETVLLGGTLRKNTRALVGYLTNDALRKMYFDKVFLAINGIDPEFGITTPNLTEAETKRYMLHAGKQKILVADNSKIGRRSLSRVCGLEDIELLITDTGLTDTDRQQLAALTNVLIPTIC; this is encoded by the coding sequence GTGGGACTGGAGGAATTTATGTTTGCCGAAGAACGAAAAACGGAGATTTTACAACTTATCAGAATAGGCAACCCGGTAACGGTAAGCAGCTTAAGCCAGCGTTTCGGCGTTTCCGAGTCTACCGTGCGCCGTGATCTGCAGGAACTGGAGGACAACGGCCTCATCCAGCGGACCCACGGGGGAGCCATTTCAGTACAAACCGGTTTTGAAATGAGTTTTCAGGAAAAGGAAGTTCGCTTTCTCGCCGAAAAACAACAGATTGCCACCCTGGCTGCCGGGCTGGTCAATGATGGCGAGACGGTCCTGCTTGATTCAGGCACAACCACCCTGGAAATTGCGCGCTTATTACGTACTAAAAGAATTACTGTCGCCACCAATAGTATGGATATTGCCCAGGTGTTTAGTGATGATGCGGCTGTTGAGACTGTATTGCTGGGCGGGACGCTGCGGAAAAACACGCGGGCTTTAGTAGGGTATCTGACCAATGATGCGTTGCGCAAGATGTATTTTGATAAAGTATTTCTGGCCATCAATGGTATTGATCCTGAATTTGGGATTACTACGCCCAACCTGACGGAAGCCGAGACCAAACGCTATATGCTCCACGCCGGCAAACAAAAAATTCTGGTTGCCGACAATTCCAAAATCGGCCGGCGCAGCCTGTCCCGGGTTTGCGGTCTTGAGGATATTGAGTTATTAATTACTGACACCGGCCTTACAGACACCGACAGGCAACAACTGGCAGCGTTGACCAATGTCTTGATCCCGACAATATGCTAG
- a CDS encoding HPr family phosphocarrier protein has translation MIVHEFVINNKSGLHARPAALWVQTAGRYQSSIRLKKDNREVDGKSLLAVLSLGLTAGSSVQVTLDGPDETAADNELMKLIAELAAAGEQAGHE, from the coding sequence ATGATTGTCCATGAATTCGTAATTAATAATAAAAGCGGGTTGCATGCACGGCCTGCTGCCCTGTGGGTTCAGACTGCCGGCCGGTATCAAAGCAGTATCAGGCTTAAAAAAGACAACCGGGAAGTAGACGGCAAAAGCCTGCTGGCGGTCCTCTCGCTCGGGTTGACAGCAGGCAGCAGTGTCCAGGTGACGCTGGACGGACCTGATGAAACGGCCGCCGACAATGAACTGATGAAGCTGATCGCTGAGTTGGCGGCAGCGGGAGAGCAGGCAGGGCATGAATAA
- the ptsP gene encoding phosphoenolpyruvate--protein phosphotransferase — protein MNKKSWQGIGASAGLAAGRIWLLGPAAGATAETAAADPGLIDSPSQLARLQQAMVMTNGALLQLEDQVRREQGEELAQIFAAHRLLLSDPAFTGEMALRIQDKGLPAEQAVQQVTTEAVTLLAALEDAYFRERAVDIQDVSQQLLQHLHGQGTGASRFPPAGSWVVMAEELTPAQTITLPKDRVAAFIVRNGGKTSHAAILARTYGIPAVVGVTAGWEELTGVEAVELDGEQGWIGALALADLAALPGAAGKPAESTPAEPAPAYTAITLAANIGNPSDLALVRRFQAQGVGLYRTEFLFMGTALPTEAEQAAAYTGVISACAPQLTVIRTLDIGGDKRAPALALPAEKNPFLGVRALRLCFNRPELFAAQLRAIWRASAAGPAAVMFPMIATLEELRQAKQYLETAREAVVSQGYPVGSLQVGMMIEVPAAVWLAAKLASEVDFFSIGTNDLIQYAVAVDRENSAVAHLYQAYHPAVLGMIAQVVRAGRAAGIWTGICGEAGGDPVLAPFFAGLGIDELSMSPGLLPEMRQALAGLDQDKIAGEGFVEKILACATAAEVTDLLTGYTK, from the coding sequence ATGAATAAAAAAAGCTGGCAGGGAATTGGCGCCTCAGCCGGTCTGGCCGCCGGCCGGATCTGGCTGCTCGGGCCAGCGGCCGGGGCAACTGCCGAAACGGCGGCTGCTGATCCCGGCCTTATCGACAGCCCCAGTCAGCTGGCCCGGCTGCAACAGGCCATGGTGATGACAAACGGGGCGCTTCTGCAGCTGGAAGACCAGGTCAGACGCGAGCAGGGGGAAGAGCTGGCCCAGATTTTTGCCGCTCACCGGCTGTTATTGAGTGATCCGGCCTTCACCGGTGAAATGGCACTGCGGATTCAGGATAAAGGCCTGCCGGCCGAGCAGGCGGTACAGCAGGTAACGACCGAAGCGGTGACACTGCTGGCGGCCTTGGAAGACGCCTATTTCCGGGAGCGGGCTGTTGATATTCAGGATGTCTCGCAGCAGCTGCTGCAGCATTTGCACGGCCAGGGTACCGGTGCCAGCCGGTTTCCCCCGGCCGGCAGCTGGGTAGTTATGGCTGAGGAGTTAACACCGGCCCAAACTATTACGCTGCCTAAAGACCGGGTGGCTGCCTTTATTGTCCGCAATGGCGGCAAAACGTCCCATGCGGCGATTCTGGCCCGCACCTACGGAATTCCGGCGGTGGTCGGCGTAACGGCCGGCTGGGAAGAACTGACCGGGGTTGAGGCAGTGGAGCTTGACGGTGAGCAGGGGTGGATCGGTGCGCTGGCGCTGGCCGACCTGGCCGCGCTGCCGGGAGCAGCGGGAAAACCTGCTGAATCAACGCCGGCAGAACCAGCCCCGGCTTATACCGCCATAACGCTGGCTGCCAATATTGGCAACCCGTCTGACCTTGCTTTGGTCCGGCGTTTCCAGGCACAGGGGGTGGGCCTGTACCGCACCGAGTTTTTATTTATGGGGACCGCTTTGCCTACGGAAGCAGAGCAGGCTGCGGCTTATACCGGGGTAATCAGCGCCTGCGCCCCCCAGCTGACTGTGATCAGGACACTTGATATTGGCGGCGATAAAAGGGCGCCGGCGCTGGCGCTGCCTGCAGAAAAAAATCCTTTTCTGGGGGTTCGCGCCCTGCGGTTGTGTTTCAACAGGCCGGAACTTTTTGCCGCCCAGCTGCGGGCTATCTGGCGGGCTTCGGCGGCCGGGCCGGCTGCCGTGATGTTCCCGATGATAGCAACCCTGGAGGAGCTGCGGCAGGCCAAACAGTATCTGGAAACCGCGCGCGAGGCTGTTGTCAGTCAGGGCTATCCGGTTGGCTCTCTGCAGGTGGGAATGATGATTGAGGTTCCCGCCGCGGTCTGGCTGGCCGCCAAGCTGGCGTCAGAGGTGGATTTCTTTAGCATTGGCACCAACGACCTGATTCAGTATGCAGTAGCTGTTGACCGGGAGAATAGTGCTGTTGCCCATTTATATCAGGCCTACCATCCGGCGGTGCTGGGCATGATTGCCCAGGTGGTCCGGGCCGGCCGGGCCGCCGGTATCTGGACCGGCATCTGCGGCGAGGCCGGCGGCGATCCTGTATTGGCGCCTTTCTTTGCCGGGCTGGGGATTGATGAATTGAGTATGTCGCCGGGATTATTGCCGGAAATGCGTCAGGCCTTGGCCGGGCTTGACCAGGACAAAATTGCCGGCGAAGGTTTTGTTGAAAAAATTCTTGCCTGTGCAACAGCGGCGGAAGTAACCGACCTGTTGACAGGCTATACCAAATAG